The following nucleotide sequence is from Deltaproteobacteria bacterium.
GGAATTCTTCCGCGAAGGCAAGAACGTGCTGTTCGAGGGCGCCCAGGGGACCCTGCTAGACCTCGACCACGGCACCTATCCGTACGTCACCTCGTCCAACACGGTGATCGGCGGCGTATGCAGCGGCGCGGGCGTCGGACCGCGGCACATCCACGAGGTCATCGGCATCACCAAGGCCTACACCACCCGGGTGGGCGGCGGACCGTTTCCCAGCGAGCTCACCGGGTCCGAGGGCGACAAGCTGCGCCAGGACGGCGACGAGTACGGCGCCACCACCGGGCGGCCGCGGCGGTGCGGCTGGTTCGACGCGGTGGCGGTGCGGCACGCGGTGCGCCTGAACGGCCTCACCGGCCTCGCCCTGACCAAGCTGGACGTGCTCACCGGGTCGCCCCGAATCCGCGTGTGCACGGCCTACCGGGTGGGAGGCAGGCTCCTGCGCCACTTTCCCGCGAGCCTCAAGGTGATGGAGACCCTGGAGCCCGTGTGGGAAGAGTTCCCCGGCTGGCAGGAGCCGGTCACGGACGCCCGCAGCGTCGCCGACCTGCCCGCCAACGCGCGGCGCTACATGGAGCGGCTGGAAGAGCTCGTGGAGACGGAGATCGTCATCGTCTCCGTGGGACCGGACCGCGACCAGACCATCCTCCTCAAGAACCCCTTCGACGCCCGCTGAACCGGCGCCTCAGCGCACCGTGTTCCCCTTCCGTGGGTCCGAGGCCGCGGTGATGCCGCGCCCCGCCACCCCGATGGCCTGAACCGCGCCCTGGAGACGGCCGCGCCGCACCGCGTGGCCCCTGCCCGCCAACAGCGCCACCGCCTCGTCGCTCACCCCGACCTCCGCTTCCAGCGTGCATTGCGCATCCGGCACCGCGTGGACGCGCGGCGCGGCCACCGCCTCCGCCAGGGGCATGCGGAAGTCCACCACGTTGAGGATGGTC
It contains:
- a CDS encoding adenylosuccinate synthase, whose product is MANVAVIGAQWGDEGKGKIVDLLARRSDVVVRFQGGNNAGHTLVVNGKKTILHVIPSGALHEDKVCVIGNGVVLDAEVLLDELQELRREGHLRDKRQLRISEQAHLIMPYHKAIDVARERMRGEGKIGTTGRGIGPTYEDKAARVGIRVVDLLEEDTFRAKLEHNIAEKNVYLKAILKEEALDFDDIHRTYGGYRDRLAPYVADTGVLLEEFFREGKNVLFEGAQGTLLDLDHGTYPYVTSSNTVIGGVCSGAGVGPRHIHEVIGITKAYTTRVGGGPFPSELTGSEGDKLRQDGDEYGATTGRPRRCGWFDAVAVRHAVRLNGLTGLALTKLDVLTGSPRIRVCTAYRVGGRLLRHFPASLKVMETLEPVWEEFPGWQEPVTDARSVADLPANARRYMERLEELVETEIVIVSVGPDRDQTILLKNPFDAR